A genomic window from Parasteatoda tepidariorum isolate YZ-2023 chromosome 10, CAS_Ptep_4.0, whole genome shotgun sequence includes:
- the LOC139426735 gene encoding zinc finger MYM-type protein 1-like has protein sequence MNTVNKINLKLLYDFNKNENKTVIDWCMNEGLISNRYKCPVCALPRRSGQTIMAPNVSRQFRQGAPSSIFLPETVFLLNLFSPLFSRTDLLFQVLQADSTNILSCLNVIRDFQEVLENARKCDESDIIGFPVIWEKTVSVAGLPKNSRKRKIHGNNESSLTLEQRCRKLFYEVTHNLISHLSSRFSSLKKLAFFDLLNPKQFKNFTEKNDFPEQLLTNLGELYPQAFDITGLKNELIVFHRTSTFNDKCPQKLIKFLKEGNLHFFFKEIFKLSKLILTISATIALVERSFSAIKRIHTHKRSTQTEDSLSNLALLSFETELLMSLKEREDFYIKITNKFTSKTRRLEFMYK, from the coding sequence atgaatactgtCAATAAGATAAATCTTAAGCTTCTGTACGattttaataagaatgaaaataaaacagtgaTTGACTGGTGTATGAATGAAggtttaattagtaatagatATAAATGTCCTGTTTGTGCTTTACCACGGCGTTCCGGGCAAACAATTATGGCGCCAAAcgtaagtcgccaatttcgccaaggggcaccctcaagtatatttctCCCCGAGACtgtctttttattaaatctgtttTCACCTTTGTTTTCCCGAacagatttattatttcaagtgTTGCAGGCAGACAGTACCAATATATTGTCCTGCTTAAATGTTATCAGAGACTTTCAAGAAGTCTTGGAGAATGCAAGAAAGTGTGATGAAAGTGACATTATTGGATTTCCCGTAATTTGGGAAAAAACTGTTTCAGTGGCAGGATTGCcgaaaaattcaagaaaaagaaaaattcatggTAACAACGAAAGTTCACTGACTTTAGAACAACGATGCAGAAAGCTGTTTTATGAAGTAACACATAATTTAATTAGCCATTTAAGCAGCCGGTTTTCTTCTCTGAAAAAACTGGCATTCTTTGATTTGCTAAATCCTAAACAGTTCaagaattttacagaaaaaaatgacttcCCTGAACaacttttaactaatttagGAGAATTATATCCACAAGCCTTTGATATTACAGGGTTGAAAAATGAACTGATTGTATTTCACCGGACTTCTACATTTAACGACAAATGCccacaaaaactaataaaatttctgaaagaaggAAATTTACATTTCTTCTTCAAGGAAATTTTTAAGCTCTCCAAATTAATTTTGACCATTTCTGCAACAATAGCACTAGTAGAAAGGAGTTTTTCTGCAATTAAAAGGATTCATACACACAAGAGGTCCACACAAACAGAAGACAGTCTCAGTAATTTGGCTTTGTTGTCCTTTGAAACGGAACTGTTGATGTCTTTAAAAGAGAGGGAAGACTTCTACATCAAAATCACTAAcaaattcacttcaaaaacaAGAAGGCTGGAGTTCATGTATAAGTGA